GGGAATACCGACGAGGAGGTCGAGATACGCAACTAGTGCCTGCACCTCAACCGGGGTCAATTGAGGAAAGGCTGGCATATTCTGGCCCCCATGATGGATGCGATTGAGCAGTGCCGCCTTGGATTGGGATGCCAATTGGTGGGCAACTGCAACGCTGACCGGAGCACCCGATTTTTTCATTCTCTCCAGGATCAACTCCGGAGATGTCGCCCGGACCGGATTGATCATCGAGTTGATTTCAGGCGGAACGCCTTCGCCTCTGTCTCCGTGGCAAGCTCGGCAACTAAGCCGATAAAGGTCGGCGCCGCTCAGAGACAGTGAACTTCCAATTGGCAGCGTCATGTTGAATGGGGCCGCTCCCTGTTCCTGAATCGGACTAGGCCCCCACAGGCCGGTCGTCCCCATGCTCGATTCGTTCAGCGGCCGTCCGAGATGTACAAGCCAGCTCGGGCCCTGAACGGGTGTCACTTGTACGTGGCCCAGCGTTACCGCCCGGGAGTGATTTTGTGCTGGGGTAGCAACGTCGGCCGCAGACCGCGGGCCGGCAGCCTTGCACAACCCCACGATTGCGATCAATGATGCAAGCAGTCGAACCGTTCGAAGCATCGAAGCGCCACACTTCCAATTATTTCTTCGTAGCCGTTGCCTTTGTCGAGAATGAAACACTCCTGCGAGGCGTCCACCTCACTTCGCGAGGGCGAGTGGTAGGCAATTTGCTCGGGCACAACGGCGTGCACACGATGGTTGCTGGCCGCTTGCAACCGGCAAGCGGGCGTCCTCGGAACAGAACACCTCTACGAAAAAGCGTCGCGGGGAACAATATCGTGAGACGATCTAACACAACTGCAATTCTAAATCCCCGGCTGCCCCCGATGCAATGATGCTCCGCCGGCTCCCACATTCTCATGATTTCGTGCGTGAGTTGTAAGAACGGTCTGTGCTCCTACATTCTTACTGCAGCGGGATGTTCTTCACCG
This sequence is a window from Terriglobales bacterium. Protein-coding genes within it:
- a CDS encoding c-type cytochrome, whose translation is MLRTVRLLASLIAIVGLCKAAGPRSAADVATPAQNHSRAVTLGHVQVTPVQGPSWLVHLGRPLNESSMGTTGLWGPSPIQEQGAAPFNMTLPIGSSLSLSGADLYRLSCRACHGDRGEGVPPEINSMINPVRATSPELILERMKKSGAPVSVAVAHQLASQSKAALLNRIHHGGQNMPAFPQLTPVEVQALVAYLDLLVGIPEAENKQMKLEIPFAHVGEDLVKGTCHICHAATGPNPAPGEILRGAIPPLAVLPKRVDVQQFVQKVTVGRPITMGNLDLQYRGRMPVFYYLKPDEVEAAYVYLERYPPGEVSHLQDRAPAKPVGKARVATEVH